The genomic window AACTTTGGGCATTGGGCGCACTGGTTTTGGCCGGTTGCGGCGGACGAGAAGCGCACCCCGTAGCAACGACCCAGTCTGTCGATCCGCTGCTGACCTGCGCGCACATTGCCGCCGAGTTTGGGAACAATCAGAAGCGCGTTGCCGAGTTGGCGGGCGAGCGGTCTGAGCGAAATCGCGATAACGTGGGCCTCCTCCTGTTCTCGCCGCTGTTCCTCGACCTCAGCCAGTCCGAGCGGAAGGAAGCAGAGGCGATCGCGGCACGCAACCAGCGCCTTCTGGAGCTTGCCACGGCTAAGTCCTGCGACGTTCGGCAGGAGATCGCCGCTGCGCTCGCCCCGCCGCCGGCAACCGCGGGTGCGGCCAAATAGGCGCATAAAAACGGGTGACTTCTCGGCCGCCCATGCGCTACTGACCTGCATGAGAAATCCCCTAGCGTCCCGGCTCGCGGCAGCCTGACTCCTGTTGCCGCCCTATACATCGGGCCGGGACGCAACCCGGCATAGGGCTTGGCAGACACGAAGGCTGACAGGACGCGTCATGACCGAGGACACTCCCCTTCCCGCAGGCCATAAGGCCGTCCGCGCCCGCATCTCGGGCCGGGTGCAGGGCGTGTGGTATCGCAAATGGACCAGCCAGAACGCCACCGAACTGGAGCTGGACGGCTGGGTCCGCAACCGGGAGGACGGCACGGTCGAGGCCCTGTTCGTCGGCCCCGCGACACAAGTGGATGAAATGATCCGCCGCTGCTGGCAGGGGCCGGAACACGCCGAAGTGACCAGCGTGACGACCGAGCCCACCCCCGGCATCACGCCCAAGGGCTTCGTGCAGAAACCAACGGTTTGATTTCCCGGCTGTGTTTATTTTTGCAGAGGGACTCAGTCCCTCTGCACTCCCCTTCGTTTGACCGGCCGTGTTTCCGCGCCGTCTGGAAGCACGTGGTCACAATGAAAGGGCCGCGCCCGCCATCCCGAGCACGGCCCGATAAACGAAAGGGGGATCTTAAGGGGGCCCGAGACCCCTTAGAGCCTGTCGAAAGCGACCGCAGCCCGCCCCTACTGGCGGCAGCTGATATAGGCGGGCGGACGTACCGAGCATTCACCCTGCTGACCGCCGCGCGAGAAGCGGAAGGACACGGCGCCCGAGCCGCTTCTGGCCAGCTGGGCTTCCAGCTGATCGACGGTAGAGACGGCCTTGCCGTTGATCGCCTCGATGATGTCTCCGGGCTGGAGGACGCCCAGCCGCGCCGCCGGGGAATTGGCAGCCATCTCCATGATGACCACGCCATGATCCGGCAGGCCGCCACCCAATTCCATGGAGAGGGCAGGCGACAGGTTGCCCACCTTCACGCCCGCGAACAGGCTGTTGCCCCGCAGCACGGTCAGGTCGCGCGGCGGGATTTCCGGCGGAGCGGACAGCTTGACCTTGATATTCTGCGCCTTGCCATTCCGCAGCACGGTGAAGATGGCGGTGGAGCCGATGTTCCTGGTCGCCACGCGGAACTGCAGCTCATTGATGTCCGACACCTCCTTGCCGTCGATGGCGGTGATGATGTCGCCAACCTTCAGCCCTGCACTTGCGGCCGGGGATTTGGAGGAAAGCCGGTTGATGAGCACGCCGCGCGGCCGCTCAAGGCCGAGGCCTGAGGCGATGTCCGAGTCGACCGCCTGGCCTTCGATGCCGACCCACGGGCGGATGATCTTGCCGGTGCCGGCCGCGCCGATGATCGACTTGATCATGTTGACCGGCACGGCAAAGCCCACGCCCACCGAACCGCCCGTGGGCGAGGCGATGAAGGTGTTGAGGCCGATCAGCTCACCCGCCAGGTTGACGAGCGCACCGCCCGAGTTGCCGGGGTTAATGGCCGCGTCCGTCTGGATATAATACTGGTAGCCGGTCGGGCCGCCGCCCGAGCGCACCGCCGAGACGATGCCTTGCGTTACGGTTTGGCCCACGCCGAACGGGTTGCCGATGGCCAGCGTGATATCGCCCACTTGAAGCTTGTCGCTGTCGCCCAGCTTCATCACGGGCAGGTCCTTGCCCTTGGTGTCGACCTTCACCAGTGCCAGATCGGAGCGCTCGTCCTGCAGAAGCACCTTGCCCTCGAACTCGCGCCGATCCGCCAGCACCACCCGGATCTCATCCGCATCACCCACCACGTGGCGGTTGGTGACGATGAGACCATCCGAGCGCACGATGACGCCGCTGCCGAGCGAGTTCTGCACCCGCGGCTCGGCCCGTCCGCCGAAGAAGAAGCGGAAGAAGGGGTCTTCCATCATCGGCTGCCGCTGGATGACCGTCTGCGTGTAGATGTTGACGACGCTGGGGGAGACGCGCTGCACTACGGGCGCGTAGGAGAGCTGCACCTGCGCTGTTGATGTGGGGGTTACGCGCCGGGTCTCGGTCTGGGCGGACGGGGTCGTCTGTGCCTCTGCCGTTGACCCGTTGCTGGTTCCGTTCGGGCCGGTGGTTACACCCCACGCGAGCCCAAGGCCCGCGACCAGCCCAGTGCTTAGCCACATCAGTGATCGCATCTAGCTGCCCCTTATGGTTATGACATCTCTGCCTATTTAGGAATGAGCAGTTCTTTCACAAACTCCGCCAAGCCAATTTGTCGAGCCCGTTTCAGGCGTTCGGCGGCCAGAATGGTTTTAACCTGCGACAAGCAGCGTTCCAGGTCATCGTTTACCAGCACGTAATCATATTCAGCCCAATGGCTGATCTCATCCGCCGCGCGAGCCATGCGCCCCTGAATGACCTCGTCCGAGTCCTGCGCCCGGCTCCGCAGCCGGTGCTCCAGCGCCTGCATGGAGGGCGGCAGGATGAACACCCGCACCAGATCGCCCTGCGCCTTCTGGGCAATCTGCTGGGTGCCCTGCCAGTCGATATCGAACAGCACATCCCGGCCGAGCGCCAGCGCCGCCTCCACCGGGCCACGCGGCGTGCCGTAGCGGTTGGAGAACACGTGCGCCCA from Pedomonas mirosovicensis includes these protein-coding regions:
- a CDS encoding acylphosphatase — its product is MTEDTPLPAGHKAVRARISGRVQGVWYRKWTSQNATELELDGWVRNREDGTVEALFVGPATQVDEMIRRCWQGPEHAEVTSVTTEPTPGITPKGFVQKPTV
- a CDS encoding Do family serine endopeptidase; this encodes MRSLMWLSTGLVAGLGLAWGVTTGPNGTSNGSTAEAQTTPSAQTETRRVTPTSTAQVQLSYAPVVQRVSPSVVNIYTQTVIQRQPMMEDPFFRFFFGGRAEPRVQNSLGSGVIVRSDGLIVTNRHVVGDADEIRVVLADRREFEGKVLLQDERSDLALVKVDTKGKDLPVMKLGDSDKLQVGDITLAIGNPFGVGQTVTQGIVSAVRSGGGPTGYQYYIQTDAAINPGNSGGALVNLAGELIGLNTFIASPTGGSVGVGFAVPVNMIKSIIGAAGTGKIIRPWVGIEGQAVDSDIASGLGLERPRGVLINRLSSKSPAASAGLKVGDIITAIDGKEVSDINELQFRVATRNIGSTAIFTVLRNGKAQNIKVKLSAPPEIPPRDLTVLRGNSLFAGVKVGNLSPALSMELGGGLPDHGVVIMEMAANSPAARLGVLQPGDIIEAINGKAVSTVDQLEAQLARSGSGAVSFRFSRGGQQGECSVRPPAYISCRQ
- the gmk gene encoding guanylate kinase — translated: MPSVVSSGVRRGLMFVLSSPSGAGKSTLSRLLLQDDSNIVMSVSATTRPPRPGEVDGKDYYFVDQPRFEEMVREEAFLEWAHVFSNRYGTPRGPVEAALALGRDVLFDIDWQGTQQIAQKAQGDLVRVFILPPSMQALEHRLRSRAQDSDEVIQGRMARAADEISHWAEYDYVLVNDDLERCLSQVKTILAAERLKRARQIGLAEFVKELLIPK